A single region of the Sulfitobacter geojensis genome encodes:
- a CDS encoding S41 family peptidase, translating into MKKFVMAALGGTALGVVATTQIAAPLLAQESAKTENVYEQLDLFGDIFERIRAQYVEETDSSELIEAAINGMLTSLDPHSSYLSPKDAAKMREQTRGEFGGLGIEVTQEEGFVKVVSPIDGTPADEAGIEAGDFITHVDGETLLGLVLDDAVELMRGPVGSDIVITVVREGEAEPFDVTLTRATIQLTAATARTVGDTAVLRLTTFNEQTYPKMKEGWEAQVEAAGGIENINGIVLDLRNNPGGLLNQAIAISDAFLEEGEIVSTRGRELADGDRVNATPGDLSMGKPIVVLINGGSASASEIVAGALQDHRRAIVVGTKSFGKGSVQTVMPLRGNGAMRLTTARYYTPSGRSIQALGVSPDIVVAQPRLTPEADAEEESALRPRRSEADLRGSLNNDSLSDDQVKQILEDREKAEKAAELREEDYQLAYAIDILKGLSALGPKE; encoded by the coding sequence ATGAAAAAGTTTGTAATGGCGGCCCTTGGGGGTACGGCGCTGGGCGTGGTTGCCACAACCCAGATTGCGGCCCCGCTGTTGGCGCAGGAAAGTGCCAAGACCGAAAACGTCTATGAGCAGCTGGACCTGTTCGGGGATATTTTCGAACGCATCCGTGCCCAATATGTTGAAGAGACCGACAGCAGCGAGCTGATCGAGGCGGCGATCAACGGCATGCTGACCTCGCTTGATCCGCATTCAAGCTATCTGTCGCCCAAGGACGCGGCCAAGATGCGCGAGCAGACGCGCGGTGAATTCGGCGGGCTGGGCATTGAGGTCACGCAGGAAGAGGGCTTTGTCAAAGTGGTGTCGCCGATTGACGGCACACCAGCGGATGAAGCGGGCATCGAAGCGGGCGATTTCATCACCCATGTGGACGGCGAGACCCTGTTGGGTCTGGTGCTGGACGATGCGGTTGAACTGATGCGCGGGCCGGTTGGATCGGACATCGTGATCACCGTGGTACGCGAAGGCGAGGCAGAACCGTTCGATGTGACCCTGACCCGCGCCACCATCCAGTTGACGGCGGCGACAGCCCGCACCGTGGGCGACACCGCGGTATTGCGCCTGACGACGTTTAACGAACAGACCTATCCGAAGATGAAAGAAGGTTGGGAAGCACAGGTCGAAGCGGCGGGCGGCATCGAAAACATCAATGGTATCGTTCTGGATTTGCGCAATAACCCCGGCGGCTTGTTGAACCAGGCCATCGCGATTTCGGATGCGTTCCTTGAGGAGGGCGAGATCGTCAGCACCCGTGGCCGCGAGTTGGCCGACGGCGACCGCGTGAACGCGACGCCGGGCGATTTGAGCATGGGCAAGCCGATTGTGGTTTTGATCAATGGCGGGTCTGCGTCTGCGTCGGAAATCGTTGCGGGGGCGTTGCAGGATCATCGCCGCGCCATCGTGGTTGGCACGAAAAGCTTTGGTAAGGGGTCGGTCCAGACGGTGATGCCGCTGCGCGGCAACGGCGCGATGCGTCTGACCACGGCGCGCTATTACACGCCTTCAGGCCGGTCGATCCAAGCGCTGGGCGTATCGCCTGACATCGTTGTGGCACAGCCGCGCCTGACGCCTGAAGCCGATGCGGAAGAAGAGTCAGCCCTGCGTCCACGCCGTTCGGAGGCGGATTTGCGCGGCAGTCTGAACAATGACAGTCTGTCCGACGATCAGGTAAAACAGATCCTTGAAGACCGTGAGAAGGCTGAAAAGGCGGCTGAATTGCGCGAGGAGGATTATCAGCTGGCCTATGCCATTGATATTCTGAAAGGTCTGTCCGCATTGGGTCCAAAAGAGTAA
- the ilvD gene encoding dihydroxy-acid dehydratase, producing MSTNQRFDKSKLPSRHVTEGPARAPHRSYYYAMGMTDVEIHQPLVGVATCWNEAAPCNIALNRQAQAVKVGVKQEQGSPREFTTITVTDGIAMGHEGMRSSLASREAIADTVELTMRGHCYDALVGLAGCDKSLPGMMMAMIRLNVPSVFMYGGSILPGKAPEGADVPAAFADRDLTVQDMFEAVGNWQGGTMTEAELEILERVACPSAGACGGQFTANTMACVSEAIGLALPNSSGAPAPYKSRDEYAVASGAAVMNLIEKNIRARDICTREAFENAARIVACTGGSTNAGLHLPAMAHEAGIEFFLEDVCEIFRDTPHFVDMKPGGAYVAKDLYEAGGVPVVMKELRKAGLIHTDCLTATGYSMGEELDRIEREADGKVIHAISDPISKTGGVVGLKGNLAPEGAIVKIAGMAEEDIVFTGPALVFECEQDAFEAVQNRTYSEGDVFVIRNEGPRGGPGMREMLATTAALSGQGMGKKVALITDGRFSGATRGFCVGHVGPEAAMGGPIGLLQNGDMITLNAIDGSISVDLSDDELAARKAAWSGPRETNYASGALWKYAQLVGPTYLGAVTHPGGKAETHEYMDL from the coding sequence ATGTCCACCAACCAACGTTTTGACAAATCCAAATTGCCCAGCCGCCACGTAACCGAAGGGCCCGCCCGCGCGCCGCACCGGTCCTATTATTACGCCATGGGCATGACCGACGTAGAAATCCACCAGCCCTTGGTCGGCGTCGCCACCTGCTGGAACGAAGCTGCACCTTGTAACATCGCGCTGAACCGTCAGGCGCAAGCCGTTAAGGTTGGTGTGAAACAGGAACAGGGTTCGCCGCGCGAATTCACCACCATCACCGTCACCGACGGCATCGCGATGGGTCACGAGGGTATGCGTTCCTCACTCGCCTCTCGCGAAGCGATTGCCGACACCGTTGAACTGACCATGCGCGGGCATTGTTACGACGCGCTGGTGGGTCTGGCCGGTTGTGACAAATCCCTGCCCGGCATGATGATGGCGATGATCCGCCTCAACGTGCCCTCCGTGTTCATGTACGGCGGTTCGATCCTGCCGGGCAAAGCGCCCGAAGGCGCTGATGTGCCTGCCGCATTCGCCGACCGTGACCTGACCGTGCAAGACATGTTCGAAGCGGTCGGCAACTGGCAGGGCGGCACCATGACCGAAGCCGAGCTTGAAATCCTCGAGCGCGTCGCCTGTCCTTCCGCCGGTGCCTGTGGCGGCCAGTTTACCGCCAACACCATGGCCTGTGTGTCCGAAGCGATCGGCCTTGCGCTGCCGAATTCCTCCGGTGCGCCTGCGCCTTACAAATCGCGTGACGAATATGCGGTCGCCTCCGGTGCCGCCGTGATGAACCTGATTGAAAAGAACATCCGCGCGCGCGACATCTGCACCCGCGAAGCCTTTGAAAACGCGGCGCGTATCGTGGCCTGCACCGGTGGCTCCACCAACGCCGGCCTGCACTTGCCTGCCATGGCGCATGAAGCCGGCATCGAATTCTTCCTCGAAGATGTCTGCGAAATCTTCCGCGACACGCCGCACTTTGTCGACATGAAACCCGGTGGCGCTTATGTGGCCAAAGACCTGTATGAGGCCGGCGGCGTCCCTGTGGTGATGAAAGAACTGCGCAAGGCGGGTCTGATCCACACCGATTGTCTGACCGCAACAGGCTACTCCATGGGCGAAGAACTCGACCGGATCGAACGCGAGGCAGACGGCAAAGTCATTCACGCGATCAGCGACCCGATCAGCAAAACCGGCGGTGTTGTCGGCCTCAAAGGCAACCTTGCCCCCGAAGGTGCCATCGTGAAGATCGCCGGCATGGCCGAAGAAGACATCGTCTTTACCGGTCCCGCGCTGGTGTTTGAATGTGAACAGGACGCTTTCGAGGCCGTGCAGAACCGCACCTATTCCGAAGGCGACGTGTTCGTGATCCGCAACGAAGGGCCGCGCGGCGGTCCGGGCATGCGCGAAATGCTGGCGACCACGGCGGCGTTGTCCGGTCAGGGCATGGGCAAAAAGGTCGCATTAATCACCGATGGCCGTTTCTCGGGCGCGACGCGTGGTTTCTGCGTTGGTCACGTCGGGCCAGAGGCGGCGATGGGCGGTCCCATCGGCCTACTGCAAAACGGCGACATGATCACGTTGAACGCCATCGACGGCTCCATCTCGGTTGATCTTTCGGACGATGAACTGGCCGCGCGCAAGGCGGCCTGGTCCGGTCCGCGGGAAACCAACTATGCCTCCGGTGCCTTGTGGAAATACGCCCAATTGGTCGGCCCAACCTATCTGGGCGCGGTCACGCATCCGGGCGGCAAGGCGGAAACCCATGAATACATGGATCTGTAA
- the gpmI gene encoding 2,3-bisphosphoglycerate-independent phosphoglycerate mutase: MNTPKPVVLCILDGWGLSDRSEGNAPLLADTPTMDRLLRDCPNATLTTFGPDVGLPRGQMGNSEVGHTNIGAGRVVAMDLGQIDLAIEEGTFAQQGALIEFIGKMKASGGTAHLMGVVSDGGVHGHVNHMIAAARALDAAGVPVVIHALTDGRDVAPRSAKGYFETLEAALPDAVKIVTVTGRYFAMDRDNRWERVEKAVQAVLRGAGLSEDTAQEAVDKAYARGEDDEFIQATVLGGYGGAQDGDGLFCLNFRADRAREILAALGDPAFDGFAVGARPAWAAMMGMAQYSTAHAAYMSTMYHKPELANTLGDWVAKQGLRQFRLAETEKYPHVTFFLNGGEEVAFDGETRQMPKSPNVATYDLQPEMSSGEVSDHFVAAIEEGYDLIVVNYANPDMVGHTGDLEAAMAACRAVDTGLGRALDALEKAGGAMIVTADHGNCEVMIDPETGGAHTAHTLNPVPVVLVGGPEGAVLRDGRLADLAPTLLALMGLEQPAEMTGVSLIK, translated from the coding sequence GTGGTTCTTTGCATTCTGGATGGATGGGGCCTGAGCGACCGCTCCGAGGGCAACGCGCCTTTGCTGGCCGATACCCCGACCATGGACCGTCTTTTGCGCGATTGTCCCAATGCGACCCTGACCACTTTCGGGCCTGACGTTGGACTGCCACGCGGGCAGATGGGCAATTCCGAAGTGGGCCATACCAACATCGGCGCAGGGCGCGTGGTTGCGATGGATCTGGGGCAGATCGACCTTGCGATCGAAGAAGGCACCTTTGCGCAGCAAGGTGCTTTGATTGAGTTTATTGGCAAGATGAAGGCGAGCGGCGGCACGGCACATCTGATGGGTGTGGTGTCCGATGGCGGGGTGCATGGCCATGTGAACCACATGATTGCGGCGGCGCGGGCGCTGGATGCTGCCGGTGTGCCGGTGGTGATCCACGCTTTGACCGACGGGCGCGATGTGGCCCCGCGCTCTGCAAAGGGGTATTTCGAGACGTTGGAGGCCGCGCTGCCCGACGCGGTAAAGATTGTTACCGTGACGGGGCGGTATTTCGCGATGGACCGCGACAATCGCTGGGAGCGGGTGGAGAAAGCGGTACAGGCGGTTTTGCGCGGTGCGGGTTTGTCCGAAGACACGGCGCAGGAAGCCGTGGATAAGGCTTATGCGCGTGGGGAGGATGACGAGTTTATTCAGGCGACGGTGCTGGGCGGCTATGGCGGTGCGCAGGACGGTGACGGGTTGTTCTGTTTGAACTTCCGTGCGGACCGCGCGCGCGAAATTTTGGCGGCTTTGGGCGATCCGGCTTTTGACGGGTTCGCAGTTGGCGCACGCCCCGCATGGGCGGCGATGATGGGGATGGCACAATATTCCACAGCGCATGCGGCCTATATGAGCACGATGTATCACAAGCCCGAGCTGGCCAATACCTTGGGTGATTGGGTGGCCAAGCAGGGGTTGCGTCAATTCCGGTTGGCCGAGACCGAGAAATATCCGCATGTGACGTTTTTCCTGAACGGCGGCGAGGAAGTCGCGTTTGACGGGGAAACGCGGCAGATGCCGAAGTCACCCAATGTTGCGACCTATGATTTGCAGCCTGAAATGTCGTCGGGCGAGGTGAGTGACCATTTTGTAGCAGCGATTGAAGAGGGCTATGACCTGATCGTCGTGAATTATGCCAACCCTGATATGGTCGGCCACACTGGTGATCTGGAGGCGGCGATGGCGGCGTGTCGCGCGGTGGATACCGGTTTGGGGCGTGCACTGGACGCGCTGGAAAAGGCGGGCGGTGCGATGATCGTGACGGCGGATCACGGCAATTGCGAGGTGATGATTGATCCTGAAACAGGGGGTGCGCATACCGCGCATACGCTTAATCCGGTGCCTGTCGTTCTGGTTGGCGGACCGGAGGGCGCGGTTTTGCGCGACGGGCGGCTGGCCGATCTTGCCCCGACTTTGCTGGCGTTGATGGGGCTGGAACAGCCGGCTGAAATGACGGGTGTGTCGTTGATCAAATGA
- a CDS encoding helix-turn-helix domain-containing protein: protein MLFVPLPLFATFALCLVLIRLCVTRDMTRTAHRLFALVVALYAVQSLLLCLRWGYQIEAVAPLIAMLAPCLPVFAYLAYLSLADTLSRRNLWPLAVIAVNWLVLVFQPMMVDPPILLTYLGFGVLLLRLAWRGSDALPLSRISDATGALRAIRLTGAALVASSVTDVYLIYDFVQNGGRHIGLIVTFVQTAFVLVIGLSAALGQTAAADTGQEQAPPPTPPASDEDGEIIARLTALFEQEGLHRNEELSLRKLSRRLGLPDRRVSNAVNRICGMNLSQFVNDFRVNEARRLLAETDKSVLEVSLDAGFATKSNFNREFARVTGQTPSGWRKQAKAAS, encoded by the coding sequence ATGCTTTTTGTTCCGCTGCCGCTTTTTGCGACATTCGCACTTTGCCTTGTTTTGATCCGGCTGTGCGTGACCCGTGATATGACGCGCACTGCGCATCGGTTGTTTGCGCTGGTCGTGGCGCTTTATGCGGTGCAATCCCTGCTGCTGTGTCTGCGCTGGGGCTATCAGATCGAAGCGGTCGCCCCGTTGATCGCGATGCTTGCGCCTTGTCTGCCGGTGTTTGCCTATCTCGCGTATCTTTCGCTGGCCGATACGCTGTCGCGGCGCAATCTGTGGCCGTTGGCGGTGATCGCGGTGAACTGGCTGGTGTTGGTGTTCCAGCCGATGATGGTCGATCCGCCGATCCTGCTGACCTATCTGGGGTTTGGGGTGTTGCTGTTGCGGCTTGCTTGGCGTGGCAGTGATGCATTGCCGCTTTCGCGGATATCCGATGCCACCGGTGCCTTGCGGGCGATACGTCTGACCGGGGCTGCGTTGGTCGCATCAAGTGTGACGGATGTTTATCTGATCTATGATTTTGTGCAGAACGGCGGGCGGCACATCGGGTTGATTGTCACCTTTGTGCAAACCGCCTTTGTGCTGGTGATCGGCCTGTCTGCCGCGCTTGGTCAAACGGCGGCGGCGGATACGGGCCAGGAACAAGCCCCTCCCCCGACACCGCCCGCCAGCGATGAGGACGGGGAAATTATCGCGCGGCTGACCGCATTGTTCGAGCAGGAAGGATTGCACCGTAACGAAGAGCTGAGCCTGCGCAAACTGTCGCGGCGTTTGGGGCTGCCGGACCGGCGGGTGTCGAATGCCGTCAACCGGATCTGCGGCATGAACCTGTCGCAGTTTGTGAATGATTTCCGCGTCAACGAGGCCCGCAGGCTGTTGGCGGAAACGGATAAATCCGTGCTTGAGGTATCGCTTGATGCGGGGTTTGCGACGAAATCCAACTTTAACCGCGAATTTGCGCGTGTGACCGGCCAGACCCCGTCGGGGTGGCGCAAGCAGGCAAAAGCCGCGTCTTAA
- a CDS encoding DUF6478 family protein: MSKISFSFLDGKVFSRNMLRWARAARRAPETELPLLRRQRARARALKTHLDKLIHTADERLALPMIGSTSFPKPHNADWAWRPELWRGPLPTPGLSAVQTKSMLGDEVTLFHDCEFSELTLRQLRNLREADLAPYGLRLDVFQFDGSFLSLVVDLPEDGTNGLKRTHLLRMDAIVEMEKPLEIFARLNIKHGPNTEQIVRELPLNEENHRVEFDLAYSNLNEKRVERAWIDLIFEGPQMNQVVLRDLTFSRRPRAHL, translated from the coding sequence ATGTCCAAAATCTCTTTCAGCTTTCTGGACGGCAAAGTGTTTTCCAGAAACATGCTGCGCTGGGCGCGGGCTGCGCGGCGTGCGCCTGAGACCGAATTGCCGCTGTTGCGCCGTCAACGTGCGCGGGCGCGGGCACTGAAAACCCATCTGGACAAGCTGATCCACACCGCGGACGAACGGCTTGCCCTGCCGATGATCGGCTCCACCAGTTTTCCCAAACCACATAACGCCGATTGGGCATGGCGGCCGGAATTGTGGCGTGGTCCTTTGCCAACACCGGGTCTTTCCGCCGTGCAAACTAAATCCATGCTCGGGGATGAAGTCACGCTGTTTCACGACTGCGAGTTTTCCGAACTGACCCTGCGCCAGTTGCGCAACCTGCGCGAAGCCGACCTTGCCCCCTATGGCCTGCGGCTTGATGTTTTCCAGTTCGACGGCTCTTTCCTGTCGCTGGTCGTCGACCTGCCCGAAGACGGCACAAACGGCCTAAAACGCACCCATCTTCTGCGCATGGACGCGATTGTGGAAATGGAAAAACCGCTGGAAATCTTTGCGCGGCTGAATATCAAACACGGGCCGAACACCGAACAGATTGTGCGCGAACTGCCCCTGAACGAAGAAAACCACAGGGTCGAATTTGATCTGGCCTATTCCAACCTCAATGAGAAACGGGTTGAACGGGCGTGGATTGATCTGATCTTTGAAGGGCCGCAAATGAATCAGGTGGTCCTGCGGGATCTTACCTTCTCGCGCCGTCCGCGCGCGCATCTTTAG
- a CDS encoding alpha/beta hydrolase family protein, whose product MFTFRTIAKAAAILAAFGTTAWAGYEITRAPYAGTTGFTYGAAFAPARQSEVDFHIWYPAQPGGRAITVGGNGVFYGTPAGRDAPHATGQHPMVVISHGAGGNAGQFGWIAAALADAGYVVVLPNHPGTTTGNASAHAAVRVWERPKDVSAVLDEITGNPDAYPFIDTSRIATLGFSAGGYTAMALSGARVNPDLLQTFCDDTDHGMSDCAFLAHFGVDLHSVDLSPAAQDLTDPRIKTAVIVDPGIVETMTPESLRSIETPMFVINLGAQETVPIGVYAKDAAAMIPNATYVAVPDAIHFSFLAECKAKGAAILANEGEPDPLCDDAGGRARADIHAELTQLIVGNLQSAL is encoded by the coding sequence ATGTTCACCTTCAGAACCATCGCCAAAGCCGCCGCCATCCTCGCCGCTTTCGGCACCACCGCATGGGCAGGGTATGAAATCACCCGTGCGCCTTACGCCGGCACAACCGGTTTCACCTATGGCGCGGCCTTCGCCCCTGCCCGACAAAGCGAGGTGGATTTTCACATCTGGTACCCCGCACAGCCGGGCGGGCGCGCCATCACCGTGGGGGGCAACGGCGTGTTCTATGGCACGCCTGCGGGCCGCGATGCGCCGCATGCCACGGGCCAACACCCCATGGTCGTGATCTCGCACGGGGCGGGGGGCAATGCCGGACAATTCGGCTGGATCGCCGCCGCGCTGGCCGATGCGGGGTATGTTGTGGTTCTGCCCAACCATCCTGGCACCACGACCGGCAATGCCTCCGCCCACGCGGCAGTACGCGTCTGGGAACGGCCCAAAGATGTCTCCGCCGTGCTTGATGAAATCACCGGCAATCCCGATGCTTATCCGTTCATCGACACCTCCCGTATTGCCACACTCGGGTTTTCAGCAGGGGGGTATACCGCAATGGCCCTTTCCGGCGCGCGGGTGAACCCGGACCTGTTGCAAACTTTTTGCGATGACACGGACCACGGCATGTCCGATTGCGCCTTTCTGGCCCATTTCGGCGTTGATTTGCACAGCGTTGATTTATCGCCCGCCGCGCAGGACCTGACCGACCCCCGGATCAAAACCGCCGTAATCGTCGATCCCGGCATCGTCGAAACCATGACGCCCGAAAGCCTGCGGAGCATTGAAACGCCAATGTTTGTGATCAATCTCGGCGCGCAGGAAACTGTCCCGATTGGCGTTTATGCCAAAGATGCCGCCGCGATGATTCCCAACGCGACCTATGTTGCCGTGCCCGATGCAATCCACTTCAGCTTTCTGGCCGAATGCAAAGCCAAAGGCGCGGCCATCCTCGCCAATGAGGGGGAGCCTGACCCGCTTTGCGATGATGCAGGAGGGCGTGCGCGGGCCGATATCCATGCGGAACTGACGCAGCTTATTGTCGGCAACCTGCAATCAGCACTGTGA
- a CDS encoding murein hydrolase activator EnvC family protein, which translates to MIRFAVILALLWPVAVAAQSIEEQARTAVSALESASTMLDQADGARDRVRALTQTIQAFETGLGAMRAGLRQAAINEAQLTAKLASRDTEVAELLGVLQSMGGAPSPVILLHPEGPMGTARAGMLLAELTPALNRQADALRQDLENVQTLRALQADAAKRLQTGLTEVQSARTALNQAMAERTDLPKRFTADPVRTGILIASTETLDGFASGLSEIVTNETEPARATLDGKIGDLPLPVQGLVLRRAGEADAAGVKRPGLILATRPGAIVTSPTAATIRYTGGLLDFGNVVILEPQANALFVIAGLDVVYGEAGQVIAGGTPIGLMGGATAEIGEELSPLREGSGTERSETLYIEVREDNTPQDPELWFRTDEDG; encoded by the coding sequence ATGATCCGGTTTGCCGTCATATTGGCGTTGCTGTGGCCTGTCGCCGTGGCGGCGCAATCTATTGAGGAACAGGCGCGCACGGCGGTTTCTGCGCTGGAATCTGCGTCCACCATGCTGGATCAGGCCGACGGCGCGCGCGACAGGGTGCGGGCCTTGACGCAGACGATACAGGCCTTTGAAACCGGATTGGGCGCGATGCGGGCCGGGCTGCGTCAGGCGGCGATCAACGAGGCGCAGTTGACGGCCAAGCTGGCCTCGCGCGATACGGAAGTGGCCGAATTGCTGGGTGTTTTGCAAAGCATGGGCGGCGCACCGTCACCTGTCATTCTGTTGCACCCGGAGGGGCCGATGGGCACGGCACGGGCGGGGATGTTGCTGGCCGAGTTGACGCCGGCGTTGAACCGGCAGGCGGATGCCTTGCGTCAGGATCTGGAGAATGTGCAGACCTTGCGCGCGCTTCAGGCGGATGCGGCGAAACGTTTGCAAACGGGGCTGACGGAGGTGCAATCGGCACGCACAGCACTTAATCAGGCGATGGCGGAGCGCACGGATTTGCCTAAACGGTTTACCGCCGATCCGGTGCGCACGGGCATCCTGATTGCCTCGACCGAAACGCTAGACGGGTTCGCCAGCGGATTGTCCGAGATCGTAACAAATGAAACGGAGCCCGCGCGCGCGACCCTTGATGGCAAGATCGGCGATCTGCCTTTGCCGGTTCAGGGGTTGGTCCTGCGCCGCGCGGGCGAGGCGGATGCGGCGGGGGTCAAACGCCCCGGTCTGATCCTTGCCACACGCCCCGGCGCCATCGTTACCAGCCCCACGGCGGCGACGATAAGGTACACCGGCGGCTTGCTGGATTTTGGCAATGTGGTGATTCTTGAACCGCAGGCAAACGCGCTATTTGTCATTGCAGGGCTGGATGTGGTTTACGGAGAAGCAGGGCAGGTCATCGCAGGGGGCACACCAATCGGGCTGATGGGGGGCGCAACTGCGGAAATCGGCGAAGAATTGTCACCCCTTCGTGAAGGGTCTGGCACTGAGCGTTCAGAAACGCTCTATATAGAAGTAAGAGAAGATAACACGCCACAGGATCCAGAATTATGGTTCCGAACGGACGAGGATGGATAA